The Gossypium hirsutum isolate 1008001.06 chromosome D02, Gossypium_hirsutum_v2.1, whole genome shotgun sequence region tgggtggGCCGGGCTAGGCCCAAAAAAATTCAACCCACATCCTAGGCCCGAGCCCgcccggcccgacccgacccactttttaaataaacacaaaaaatttatttcaaaaataaaaaaaattttaaaaaaatgttttaaaaatattttaaattttaaaaaataaaaaatatatatttattatattcgggccaggCCCAGGCTAAAAAAATtgtacccgaggcccggcccgttttctaaacgggtctcatttttttgcccaagcccatatttcgggcctatatttttacccaaaccctcctatATTTCGGGCGGGCTATCGGGCCtcgccgggccgcccggcccatgagcacctctaagtATGATAAagttgaatcattaattaacttattttcggttccaaaattttattgtaaaaaattttaaaaaatttaattttctttagaatttttttataactttcataatttttttaaaaaatataaatgattttttataaatatttttaattttaaaattattttttatttttgaaaattattttaaattattttgtaatttttgttgagagagatcaatttgttcatttttaaaattgatagggtccaaaagggtatttacacaAATGTATTATTTggattgtaaaattcaacttgactcGAACTCAAAACTTAAATAACTCAACCAACTCAATtcgattaatttgaaattagaattttttttcgaatttaatTGAGTTTTACTCccctaattttattattaaaaaattattatattgataTTAATAAAGTTAAAATCACATTATAACCATTTATAAATTAAAAGCAAAAGatataaacatttttaaaaaaagttaaaataaataatttctaatTCGTGACCCAAAAAAGTTAGGCACCCAGGCATTTATCTGCCCCCACAGCTACACAAAGAGCCTATAAATACGAAGGATTTTCCCATGCTTTTCACTACCAaattactcatacaaaaccttTTTCTAAAgataaagttttttattttccttttggtAGTTTGCGagtggagagagagagagagagaatttaCCATGGGTGAAGAAGTAGGGTGTTGCAAGAGAACAGGACCAGGATATGGGACTCCATTGGAAGCCATGTCTGGTCCTAAAGAAGCTCTTATGTATGTTACTTGTGTTTATAATGGTAAAACTACAgctctttcattttctttgaaacCAAACATGTTTTAAGTAATTGCTTATGTTCAACTATGtgggtttcttttttctttctctttttttttattttttttatattaatgggTTTGTATGTATCTATATAGGAACTGGAAGAGAGAAGCCAGATTTCTTGGCAACAGTTGATGTAGATCCCAACTCACCGACTTACTCTAAAGTTATACACAGGCTATCTTTGCCATATATAGGTGATGAACTACATCATACGGGGTGGAATGCTTGTAGTTCTTGTCATGGCGATCCATCATCTAATCGACGGTTTTTGATCCTCCCTTCGTTGCTGTAAGAAACTGTAACATGTCTAATTTTTTAGGGTGGAGTAAATTATAGTTTTCAATTAACTTAGTTCAGTGGAGTTGATTTTGATGGTTAAGACAGTTTTGTAACCGATTAAAACAGGTTATATCGGTAGATTAGAAATATTAGATTATGGTTGACTTATTACGTGAAAACAAATGGTGAAATTTATAAAGTTTTGTGTTGAAAtcttatttcatatatatatgtaaaagatATAAACGAAAAACCCTGACGAgtgttaaatttgaataatatagCACGActcgattgagttttaattcaattggtatgaatattattatcaatatagaAAGACATGAGTTTGAATGTATctttttattaatgatttaagGAACCGTAACGAGTAACCTTATCTTAAAAAAGAGAATATATGTGTAGCAGAAGTATATTATGAGTATTTTGCTTGTTTCAGCTCTGGTCGTATCTATGTGATCGACACACAAAAGAACCACAAGGCTCCCTCGTTGCACAAAGTGGTGGAACCTGAGCACATCATTGAGAAAACCGGCCTGGCATATCCCCACACATCTCACTGCCTTGCCAACGGCGACATAATCATTTCATTTCTCGGCGACAAAGATGGAAACGCCCAAGGCAACGGATTCCTTCTCCTCGATTCCCAGTTCAACATCAAAGGGAGGTAAAtgcaaaaacaaaaacaacaatttaGACCATGAAAACAATTGTCATTAAGCTTAAGCTGTTTCACTTCTTGTTGTTGGTTTTTTTAAGGTGGGAAAAACCAGGGCGTAAAGCTGAGTTTAGCTACGATTTTTGGTACCAACCTCGACATAAAACGATGATCTGCTCATCGTTTGGTGCCCCTTTGGCATTCAcccaaggttttaaccttaaacaTGTCGAAGACGGTTTCTATGGAAGACAACTGTTTGTGTATGATTGGCCTGATGGTGGGCTCAAACAGACATTGGATCTCGGTGACAATGGTCTTATCTCCGGAGAGGTAACTTTAAGGGTTAATTAAACCAAATCTTTATTAACTACTATACTAATCACCTTATTTTATCGGTCTAATTAATACTTActttgaaatatatttaaaatatgtatcaTATTATGAATTTGTATTTACTTATAGCCAATATTACCAAAACCATACTTGTGGCCAGCATCTACTTTCTTAGCCAATATTTACTTCATATTTTGTGTATGCAAAATGCAATAAATCCTGCTTTCTTAGACTTGGGATTCgctatatgcatgtatatacaCTGATGTGTTTTCTTTGCAGATAAGATTCTTGCATGATCCAACCAAAGACACAGGGTACGTAGAGTGTGTCCTATCAAGCAACGTAGTACGGTTTTTCAAGACCCAAGATGGATCATCATGGAGTCACGAGGTGGCTATCTCAGTGAAACCATTGAAGGTACAAAACTGGATTCTCCCCGAAATGCCCGGACTCATAATCGGCCTTTTAATCTCTGTCGACGACCGGTTCCTATATTTCGTCAACTGGTTCCACGGCGATGTCCGACAATACAACATTGAAGACCCCAAAAACCCAATCTTGGTCGGCCAAGTATACGTCGGAGGATTGCTTCAAAAGGGCAGCCCCATAACAGCAGTCACAGAAGATGGTAAAACATGGCAAGCCGATGTTCCTAAAATCCAGGTCTTGTTCTTTCAACATTGATATAATAACGAAATTGTCGGATTAGTCCTATCAATGGCGATATTGATGCTGAACATTGTTTGTGTTTGTTTTTGTAGGGACATAGTCTCAGAGGGGGACCTCATATGACACAGTTAAGCTTAGATGGGAAACGGCTGTATGTGACGAACTCGTTGTTTAGCACATGGGATCGACAGTTTTACCCTGATGTTATAGAGAAAGGTTCACATATGATACAGATTGATGTGGACATTGAGAATGGTGGTCTGAAAATAAACCCagatttttttgttgattttggaGCTGAACCTGATGGTCCTTGTTTGGCTCATGAGATGAGATACCCAGGTGGTGATTGTACTTCAGATATTTGGATTTGAATCATATGAAGAAAAAAACAGTTTCAGTTATGAAGACAAAACAATCAATGTAATCTTGTTGACTGTGTGAATAAAAAGAACATGTGTTCTTGGAGGAGATAATGTAATAATATCATCACATGTATCTTGGACTCTCAATGTTCTAAAACTTGGCTGTTGTTGCTCATTGTTGATATGATTTGGAGTATCTTAAGAATGGTTACACATTATATCATTTTGgtcctaaatataaaatatgtaacaaatttagcccttaatgtttacagaatttatcattttagtttgaattctaaaaaattcacaCGACTTTACCTATAACTAAACAATCCATTTCCTGTACTTTTATCTTCTGTTTTGAGGTTGGAGATGACAACTTGAGCTCACTTTTATTTTAGGTGTTGAATTTCGTTGTTTggtgatgttttttttttcttattataagCTAGTTGGTTAGTTGTTGTAGACTTTGTCAAAGACCTGTAATCAACTTTCTTTCATCAATTGtaatgttttaaatattattactatGTAGTGttcttttcattccttttttttctctattcCATATGTTGGGTTGGTAAACAATGTGTATAAAAATAATCTATGTCGAAGACAATGGTAGGAATTTTATATTAGAGTaggataatattataaaattttgaaacctaAAGCTAAGATTTCTAGGTTAAGAagcttaaattattaattttgtaaaggaccaaaaaataatttattgcttttttttagaattagaactaaatcaACAATTTTTGAATGCTAAATTTATCGAATTTTTTAGCATTCAAACtaaaatgtcaaattttatgaacattgagggctaaatttttgttgaatattttctatttaggatcaaattgatataatGTTTAAACAttggagggctaaatttattattagaccaataaaaaaattgCTCAAATCAactttaaattaaaacaaattagaataaagaaaatagttTAAGGATCATTTTATTGTTTAACCTTAATAAAATccatattcaattattttttgaaagatatattaccttttaaaaaatacatatttatttattatttatgaacattatacataaataaatttaatatatattcataaaaatatttacaaatatgtTGGTTTAATGTTCACGAAGAATTTcatttaacttgaacaaatatatataatttgaaataaataaatagaaacataattttgaaacatttaacatacatatgAACCGACCACCGCTATTTTTTTAACAGTAATATTATTATAGGTTATTATCATATTTACTCTTTTTGATATAATACCTAAAATTACTCATAGCCTCTTCCTAAcatttaaataagaggataatgcgctgCAGCGCACTCGAACTCACGTTCTTCTACACTGACAATAATACCGATATTAATCAAACTAATACTTAATCGACCGAACACcgataagatttaaaataaaggaacaaatataaacaaaaaaatcatttgttgAAGATGGGttgcttttgtaacaccccttacccgagaccgtttccggagtcgagcacgaggcattacttagcttatcttaccaattcggagcataaaaactaggtttgaaaatttatttcattattcgcagcaaatctgtccaatcgcgcagcagttactaaattaattataacttgagctagagaactcgaaatttaattccgtaaattttccctgaaactagactcatatatctactcaccataaaattttagaattttggttcagcaaattagtacagtttattagttaaagtctcccctgtttcaccacctgactgccctgacctctagtcactaaaaataagttttctcactgtaggattttcatatgaaattattacttgtttctacagaaaatagactcattaatgaatctaagcatgtaaatttcaactcataaccatttttttacaatttgaaattattttctaaactcagaacaggggactccaaaaacagttctgaccctatattactaaaattcacatatcttaaaatataaatttcctttttctacaccgttatttttccatgaaaatagactcaacaagctttaat contains the following coding sequences:
- the LOC107934489 gene encoding selenium-binding protein 2, with product MLFTTKLLIQNLFLKIKFFIFLLVVCEWREREREFTMGEEVGCCKRTGPGYGTPLEAMSGPKEALMYVTCVYNGTGREKPDFLATVDVDPNSPTYSKVIHRLSLPYIGDELHHTGWNACSSCHGDPSSNRRFLILPSLLSGRIYVIDTQKNHKAPSLHKVVEPEHIIEKTGLAYPHTSHCLANGDIIISFLGDKDGNAQGNGFLLLDSQFNIKGRWEKPGRKAEFSYDFWYQPRHKTMICSSFGAPLAFTQGFNLKHVEDGFYGRQLFVYDWPDGGLKQTLDLGDNGLISGEIRFLHDPTKDTGYVECVLSSNVVRFFKTQDGSSWSHEVAISVKPLKVQNWILPEMPGLIIGLLISVDDRFLYFVNWFHGDVRQYNIEDPKNPILVGQVYVGGLLQKGSPITAVTEDGKTWQADVPKIQGHSLRGGPHMTQLSLDGKRLYVTNSLFSTWDRQFYPDVIEKGSHMIQIDVDIENGGLKINPDFFVDFGAEPDGPCLAHEMRYPGGDCTSDIWI